One stretch of Micromonospora echinospora DNA includes these proteins:
- a CDS encoding WD40 repeat domain-containing serine/threonine protein kinase: MAAGETVLDTFRIEEVVETGGTGFVYRAHHLAWGVDLAVKTPRPDLASAPGILDLLAQEAQAWTDLDPHPNVVGCNYVQRVGAYPVVFAEWVAGGDLTAAVRDGRCRDLPRALDVAIQMLRGIGHAHAAGLVHQDIKPSNVMYDGETARVTDFGTAKAKASVSHSAEGGVETSYATLGGFTPQYCSPEQVDPDGRIGRTSDMWSWALTVIELLHGRRLWKWGHDGADALASLRGDLPRPLRDLLSGCLVRDPRSRIGDTAEAEAVLLSVYADCASGPYPHPDRVSPSLKADGLSNKALSLWDLGDQRRAIEMFERAKAIDPHNVRAVYNHGLVRWADGLVTDETLLSELRATGDSWEADYLAAMVHMERGDGVLAARHLAEADRKHPGSPEIAAARERCARLEPRGTLEVFGQLSGQVVAMACDHDATHVVVAERSGRVRVWDAFAGRVVAELAASGPAPVDVAIDHAGARVLVCYQDSRVERWLLADGTAHLEGRLDGGTAVALSPEGGFAAVGTADGRVLVFRTDAWEPVARIRPHDGTVTRVILGPDAEVCVSASLGRPGSAVDHRVEQWWPLRDTRMRGLHIPADEMDGGGQKIALAPDGSTVLRIGYQSLTMVDMRVWDEPRRWEIPWLTGYRMLGVSGRAGWALLDPGTGELQVLELAIRRCVRTFPKDWARGSRRDATAFSGDCGYAVIAESHGYSGQTSLSRLPMPLRGHLAPWSYAPPRPVGALARDERAFDQVMERVEAMIAAGEDRRAADAIREARAVPGHERHPRLRRASGALGRNLRRTGLTGIWLEQELSDVMLAHGTFDIGASGRLFAFPANIDEVEIFDLETLEKAGGVIERRNPATSLSFARGGRDVIIGYSDGSVACHDTRTFQPRFKVAGALPRDDGNTTLDITGDLLAVGFGHGLATVWSLEAAACVATVRTGPGTIVGVTADEASRSIAVQLRTPDAAAVEVRSMDTGKPVKTFADVDPHTEIRFASGMLLLAEMTRLTAWRPGDRRPSYHLDRVKHSSSAALAFTDSRRLAVIAGQTGFVVWDAASGELVFDGRALDDPDGRLSGVEEVVVSPDGRFAVAGDPGEQTVDVWDLRAGRRIRSLHGHHVRVNAIRADAAFGTVVTGDHQGNVRIWGLDWDYGE; the protein is encoded by the coding sequence GTGGCGGCCGGGGAGACCGTCCTCGACACGTTCCGCATCGAGGAGGTCGTCGAGACGGGCGGCACGGGGTTCGTCTACCGTGCGCATCACCTCGCCTGGGGCGTCGACCTGGCGGTGAAGACGCCGCGCCCCGACCTTGCCTCGGCGCCCGGGATCCTCGATCTGCTCGCTCAAGAGGCGCAGGCCTGGACCGACCTCGATCCACATCCGAACGTGGTGGGCTGCAACTACGTGCAGCGCGTCGGGGCGTACCCGGTGGTGTTCGCCGAATGGGTCGCGGGCGGCGACCTGACAGCGGCGGTGCGGGACGGGCGGTGCCGCGACCTCCCGCGGGCCCTGGACGTCGCGATCCAGATGCTGCGCGGCATCGGCCACGCGCACGCGGCAGGTCTGGTGCATCAGGACATCAAGCCCTCCAACGTCATGTACGACGGTGAGACCGCACGGGTGACCGACTTCGGAACGGCCAAGGCGAAAGCGTCCGTGTCGCACAGCGCAGAGGGTGGCGTCGAGACCTCGTACGCGACACTCGGCGGATTCACACCGCAGTACTGCTCCCCGGAGCAGGTCGATCCGGACGGAAGGATCGGCCGGACCAGCGACATGTGGTCCTGGGCGCTGACGGTGATCGAGCTGCTGCACGGGCGCCGGCTCTGGAAGTGGGGACACGACGGTGCGGATGCGCTGGCGTCGCTACGCGGCGATCTCCCGCGGCCGCTGCGCGATCTCCTGTCCGGCTGCCTGGTGCGCGACCCCCGGTCGAGGATCGGCGACACCGCCGAGGCGGAGGCCGTCCTGCTGAGCGTCTACGCGGACTGCGCATCTGGTCCCTACCCGCACCCCGACCGGGTGTCGCCGTCTCTCAAGGCCGACGGCTTGTCGAACAAGGCGCTGTCCCTGTGGGACCTCGGCGACCAACGCCGGGCGATCGAGATGTTCGAGCGGGCCAAGGCGATCGACCCGCACAACGTCCGCGCGGTCTACAACCACGGGCTCGTCAGATGGGCCGACGGCCTGGTCACCGACGAGACCCTCCTGTCGGAACTGCGCGCCACGGGCGACTCCTGGGAGGCGGACTACCTGGCCGCGATGGTGCACATGGAACGCGGCGACGGCGTCCTCGCGGCCCGGCACCTGGCGGAGGCGGACCGCAAGCATCCGGGTTCGCCGGAGATCGCGGCCGCGCGGGAGCGCTGTGCCCGGCTGGAGCCGCGGGGCACGCTCGAGGTGTTCGGGCAGTTGTCCGGCCAGGTCGTCGCGATGGCCTGCGATCACGACGCGACACACGTGGTGGTGGCCGAGAGGTCAGGGCGGGTGCGGGTCTGGGACGCCTTCGCGGGCCGGGTGGTCGCGGAACTCGCCGCCTCCGGCCCGGCTCCCGTCGACGTCGCGATCGACCACGCCGGAGCGCGGGTCCTCGTCTGCTACCAGGATTCCCGCGTCGAGCGGTGGCTACTCGCCGACGGCACGGCCCACCTCGAAGGCCGGCTGGACGGAGGAACAGCCGTGGCGCTCAGCCCCGAGGGTGGCTTCGCGGCTGTGGGCACGGCCGACGGCCGCGTCCTCGTCTTCCGCACCGATGCGTGGGAGCCGGTCGCCCGCATCCGGCCCCACGACGGCACTGTCACCCGGGTGATCCTCGGCCCGGACGCCGAGGTGTGCGTCTCCGCCTCACTGGGCCGTCCCGGCTCCGCCGTCGACCACCGGGTGGAGCAGTGGTGGCCCCTGCGGGACACCAGGATGCGGGGCCTGCACATACCCGCCGACGAGATGGACGGCGGCGGCCAGAAAATCGCCCTGGCGCCGGACGGGTCGACCGTCCTGAGGATCGGCTACCAGTCCCTGACCATGGTGGACATGCGGGTCTGGGACGAACCGCGACGGTGGGAGATCCCCTGGCTGACCGGATACCGCATGCTCGGCGTCTCCGGCCGGGCCGGCTGGGCTCTGCTCGACCCCGGGACCGGCGAACTTCAGGTCCTCGAACTCGCCATCCGCCGATGCGTCCGCACCTTCCCGAAGGACTGGGCGCGGGGTTCACGTCGCGACGCGACGGCGTTCAGCGGGGACTGCGGCTACGCCGTCATCGCCGAATCGCACGGCTACAGTGGCCAGACCTCGCTCTCCCGACTCCCCATGCCGCTCCGCGGACACCTCGCACCCTGGTCGTACGCGCCGCCCCGGCCGGTCGGTGCCCTCGCGCGCGACGAGCGGGCGTTCGACCAGGTCATGGAACGCGTCGAGGCGATGATCGCGGCCGGAGAGGATCGGCGCGCGGCAGACGCGATCCGCGAGGCGCGTGCCGTTCCCGGCCACGAACGTCACCCGCGGCTACGCCGGGCCTCCGGGGCCCTGGGCCGGAACCTGCGGCGCACCGGACTGACCGGCATCTGGCTGGAGCAGGAGCTGTCCGACGTCATGCTCGCCCATGGCACCTTCGACATCGGCGCCTCCGGCCGCTTGTTCGCCTTCCCGGCCAACATCGACGAGGTCGAGATCTTCGACCTGGAGACACTGGAGAAGGCAGGCGGGGTCATCGAGCGGCGGAACCCCGCCACCAGCCTGTCCTTCGCCAGGGGCGGCCGGGACGTGATCATCGGCTACTCGGACGGATCGGTCGCCTGCCATGACACCAGGACGTTCCAGCCGCGGTTCAAGGTGGCCGGCGCCCTGCCTCGCGACGACGGGAACACCACGCTCGACATCACGGGCGACCTGTTGGCGGTCGGCTTCGGCCATGGATTGGCGACGGTGTGGTCGCTTGAGGCGGCTGCCTGCGTCGCGACGGTCCGCACCGGACCCGGCACGATCGTCGGCGTCACCGCCGACGAGGCGTCCCGCTCGATCGCCGTGCAGCTGCGAACCCCCGACGCGGCCGCCGTGGAGGTCCGGTCGATGGACACCGGAAAGCCCGTGAAGACCTTTGCGGACGTCGACCCGCACACGGAGATCCGGTTCGCCTCCGGGATGCTGCTGCTGGCCGAGATGACCCGCCTGACCGCGTGGCGACCGGGTGACAGGCGCCCGTCGTACCACCTCGACCGGGTCAAGCACAGCTCGTCGGCGGCGTTGGCCTTCACGGACTCCCGTCGGCTCGCCGTCATCGCCGGGCAGACGGGCTTCGTCGTCTGGGACGCCGCGAGCGGAGAGCTGGTGTTCGACGGGAGAGCCCTCGACGACCCGGATGGACGCCTCTCCGGGGTCGAGGAGGTGGTGGTGTCGCCCGACGGGAGGTTCGCGGTGGCCGGAGACCCGGGAGAGCAGACCGTCGACGTCTGGGACCTGCGCGCCGGACGCCGGATCCGCTCACTGCACGGTCACCACGTCCGGGTCAACGCGATACGCGCCGACGCCGCGTTCGGCACCGTCGTCACCGGCGACCACCAGGGCAATGTCCGCATCTGGGGCCTCGATTGGGACTACGGAGAGTGA
- a CDS encoding response regulator: protein MTAPIRVLVCDDQALIRTGFATIIDAQPDMEAVGECGDGRAAVDLAGRLRPDVVVMDVRMPVLDGIKATRLLAGADVAQPVKVLMVTTFNLDEYVYEALRAGASGFLLKDAPPAQLLHGIRTVASGAALLAPEVTRQLVGRYAARIRPAEGAPADVGLTPRELEVLRLIADGLSNSEIAARLVISQETVKTYVSRILTKLDLRDRVQAVVYAYRTGLVT, encoded by the coding sequence GTGACCGCGCCGATCCGGGTGCTCGTCTGCGACGACCAGGCGCTGATCCGTACCGGATTCGCCACCATCATCGACGCGCAGCCGGACATGGAGGCGGTGGGTGAGTGCGGCGACGGCCGCGCCGCGGTCGACCTCGCCGGCCGCCTGCGGCCCGACGTGGTGGTGATGGACGTACGCATGCCGGTGCTCGACGGCATCAAGGCCACCCGCCTGCTGGCCGGCGCGGACGTCGCCCAGCCGGTCAAGGTGCTGATGGTGACGACGTTCAACCTCGACGAGTACGTCTACGAGGCGCTGCGCGCCGGCGCGAGCGGATTCCTGCTCAAGGACGCTCCACCTGCGCAACTGCTGCACGGCATCCGCACCGTCGCCTCCGGCGCCGCGCTGCTGGCGCCCGAGGTGACGCGGCAGCTCGTCGGCAGGTACGCCGCGCGCATCCGCCCGGCCGAGGGAGCACCTGCGGACGTGGGGCTGACGCCCCGTGAGCTGGAGGTGCTGCGGCTGATCGCCGACGGTCTGTCGAACAGCGAGATCGCGGCGCGGCTGGTGATCAGCCAGGAGACGGTCAAGACGTACGTGTCGCGGATTCTCACGAAGCTGGACTTGCGGGACCGGGTGCAGGCGGTGGTGTACGCGTACCGCACCGGGCTGGTCACCTGA
- a CDS encoding sensor histidine kinase: MITRRMLPDSWRRWPVTVRDLPLALVIALASVTPPLRGIGTQLGDLPARPFDALTLVVIALECLPLALRRSRPTLSLALVSLGFAIDQVRAYHTFAGAALAVALVSAGAHLDRGRRATVLVGSLAYVGLAVALDRQGSTEGVTGFATFYLLLALAWGTGSWLRQNRAAEAERRRHVAETARAAERARIAGELHDVVTHHVTAMVVQAEAARYLTAAPDRLDTALTAVTDTGRRAIGDLRVLLDVLNPDHGTEARAPSVGELHALVEQTRQAGQPVEFTQEGSPAEVTGGAEVAAYRVVQEALTNALKYAHGRPTAVHVHHGDREITVEISTDGPGARAAGPGGSGRGLAGLRERVTVLGGEFDAQRRADESFVVRARIPTGSAS, encoded by the coding sequence ATGATCACACGACGGATGCTCCCGGACTCGTGGCGGCGCTGGCCCGTCACGGTCCGGGATCTCCCGCTCGCGCTGGTGATCGCCCTCGCGTCCGTGACACCACCGCTGCGCGGCATCGGCACGCAGCTCGGCGACCTGCCCGCCCGGCCGTTCGACGCGCTGACCCTGGTAGTGATCGCGCTGGAATGTCTTCCGCTGGCGCTCCGCCGCAGCCGGCCGACGCTGTCCCTCGCCCTGGTCTCCCTCGGCTTCGCGATCGACCAGGTACGCGCGTACCACACCTTCGCGGGCGCCGCGCTCGCCGTCGCGCTGGTGAGCGCGGGCGCTCACCTGGACCGAGGCCGCCGTGCCACGGTGCTGGTCGGCTCCCTCGCGTACGTCGGACTAGCCGTCGCCCTCGACCGGCAGGGGTCGACCGAGGGGGTGACCGGCTTCGCCACGTTCTACCTGCTGCTGGCGCTCGCCTGGGGCACCGGGTCATGGCTGCGGCAGAACCGCGCCGCCGAGGCCGAGCGACGCCGGCACGTCGCCGAGACCGCCCGCGCCGCCGAACGTGCCCGCATCGCCGGTGAGCTGCACGACGTCGTGACCCACCACGTGACGGCGATGGTGGTGCAGGCCGAGGCGGCCCGCTACCTGACCGCCGCCCCCGACCGACTCGACACCGCCCTGACCGCCGTCACCGACACCGGCCGCCGCGCCATCGGAGACCTGCGGGTGCTGCTCGACGTGCTCAACCCCGACCACGGTACGGAGGCACGCGCCCCGTCCGTCGGCGAGCTGCACGCCCTGGTGGAGCAGACCCGGCAGGCCGGGCAGCCGGTGGAGTTCACGCAGGAGGGCAGCCCGGCGGAGGTGACCGGCGGCGCGGAGGTGGCCGCGTACCGGGTGGTGCAGGAGGCGCTGACGAACGCTCTCAAGTACGCCCACGGCCGTCCCACCGCTGTCCACGTACACCATGGAGACCGGGAGATCACGGTGGAGATCAGCACGGACGGCCCCGGCGCGCGCGCCGCCGGTCCGGGCGGAAGCGGACGCGGCCTCGCCGGGTTGCGCGAGCGCGTGACGGTGCTCGGCGGCGAGTTCGACGCGCAACGGCGGGCGGACGAGAGCTTCGTCGTCCGGGCGCGCATCCCCACCGGGAGCGCGTCGTGA
- a CDS encoding CPBP family intramembrane glutamic endopeptidase gives MRVVKQFLAVVAVSLVGSRAVVAAQDNAWLSLILGVATAVAAIGVYGWVVRRTEGREVIELARHGAAARLNRGVLIGFAMFAAVIVNIALMGGYHVHGIGSVSGAVGIFGLMAAAAVTEELMFRGLLFRLVEEWLGTWLSLLLTGVLFGLMHLLNPDASLWGATAIAIEAGFMLAACYAATRNLWVPIGLHFGWNFAAGGIFGVVVSGNGESVGLLDASTSGSTLLSGGDFGPEGSLYTVAAGAALTVVFLWLAHRRGHIVTRRRRAAEVPAESVTVS, from the coding sequence ATGCGTGTGGTGAAGCAGTTCCTGGCCGTCGTCGCGGTCAGTCTCGTCGGGAGCCGGGCGGTCGTCGCGGCACAGGACAACGCCTGGCTCAGCCTGATCCTCGGCGTCGCGACAGCAGTGGCCGCGATCGGAGTGTACGGGTGGGTGGTGCGCCGCACCGAAGGTCGCGAGGTCATCGAGCTGGCCCGGCACGGCGCTGCGGCCCGGCTCAACCGCGGGGTGCTGATCGGGTTCGCCATGTTCGCGGCAGTCATCGTCAACATCGCCCTCATGGGCGGCTACCACGTGCACGGCATCGGGTCGGTGTCCGGCGCGGTCGGCATCTTCGGGCTCATGGCCGCCGCGGCGGTGACGGAGGAGCTGATGTTCCGCGGCCTGCTCTTCCGCCTGGTCGAGGAGTGGCTCGGTACGTGGCTCTCGCTGCTGCTCACCGGCGTACTGTTCGGCCTGATGCACCTGCTGAACCCGGACGCCAGCCTGTGGGGTGCGACAGCCATCGCGATCGAGGCCGGGTTCATGCTGGCGGCCTGCTACGCCGCGACCCGCAACCTGTGGGTGCCGATCGGTCTGCACTTCGGCTGGAACTTCGCCGCCGGCGGCATCTTCGGCGTGGTCGTGTCCGGCAACGGCGAGTCGGTGGGGCTGCTGGACGCCAGCACGTCGGGTTCGACGCTGCTCAGCGGCGGCGACTTCGGGCCGGAGGGCAGCCTCTACACGGTGGCGGCCGGGGCGGCGCTGACAGTGGTCTTCCTGTGGCTGGCGCACCGCCGCGGCCACATCGTGACGCGGCGCCGCCGCGCGGCCGAGGTCCCGGCGGAGAGCGTTACGGTCTCCTGA
- a CDS encoding class I SAM-dependent methyltransferase has protein sequence MATGFGGEVATYYARHRRGYPPAVVDALAAAFRLGGDDTVVDLGCGTGQLSIPLADRVGAVIGVDPEPDMLAIARRAAVDRGTANATWVLGSDSDVPALSRLLGRGKVGALTVAVAIHFMDRDTLFEAARPLFRPGGGIAVVTNGEPLWTQDTEWSLALRGCLERMLGHPVTGRCQTDEDGRRRNREALVRAGYRYEETSVRYEAPLTVDDMVGGVYSAMSAEQMPSSRQRAAFAADVRDALGGVDVVTEPVVVRLQYGIAGQGVGSG, from the coding sequence ATGGCGACGGGCTTCGGCGGTGAGGTGGCGACCTACTACGCACGGCATCGGCGCGGCTATCCGCCCGCCGTGGTCGACGCGCTGGCGGCAGCCTTCCGTCTCGGCGGCGACGACACGGTGGTCGACCTCGGCTGCGGTACCGGCCAGTTGAGCATTCCGCTCGCCGACCGGGTGGGCGCGGTCATCGGCGTGGATCCGGAACCGGACATGCTGGCGATCGCCCGGCGTGCCGCCGTGGACCGGGGGACTGCCAACGCCACATGGGTGCTCGGCAGCGACAGCGATGTGCCCGCGTTGTCCCGGCTGCTCGGCAGGGGGAAGGTCGGCGCGCTGACCGTTGCCGTCGCCATTCACTTCATGGACCGGGACACCCTGTTCGAGGCGGCCCGGCCGTTGTTCCGCCCCGGCGGTGGCATCGCCGTCGTCACCAACGGCGAACCCCTGTGGACGCAGGACACCGAATGGTCGCTCGCGCTGCGCGGATGCCTGGAACGGATGCTCGGCCACCCCGTCACCGGAAGATGCCAGACCGACGAGGACGGGCGCCGGCGCAACCGCGAGGCGCTCGTGCGTGCCGGATATCGGTACGAGGAGACGTCGGTGCGGTACGAGGCGCCGCTCACCGTCGACGACATGGTCGGCGGCGTCTACTCCGCCATGTCCGCCGAACAGATGCCGTCCTCGCGGCAGCGGGCGGCGTTCGCCGCCGACGTGCGCGACGCTCTCGGCGGAGTGGACGTGGTGACCGAGCCCGTCGTTGTCCGGCTGCAGTACGGGATCGCCGGCCAGGGCGTGGGTTCAGGCTGA
- a CDS encoding WXG100 family type VII secretion target, producing MTTNPLVAAAADTAPSAWAGVWICEDIELIAQGVRTGSWIDGSLGVVSAGLDALALVSDPAGVLLQYGIAWLIEHVKPLSEALDWLAGDPAEITAHAQTWRNVAASLREDAAELAHAVRAEVAGWTGAAATGYRRWAAEQQQAVTGLAQGAEAMAAITEGAAGLVAAVRLLVRDAIAACVSRLIVYAAELVATAGLATPLVVEQVTTTVASWAARIGRLLRGLLASLRRLMPEVRRLGDLIEKLREALRRLTHRSPEPPPGPSKPSGDTDPSRIPKVDEEQRVRDLGMDPATGRFRPAEAETAGRIEQQVGVRLRRAPPDSSADWVDGAGRTYDAVGNFPGQYFDRQWPQLQYQIERHLEKADLVPVDVSRFSAQQTAMVEQFIADRGLGPRVFIVRK from the coding sequence GTGACCACGAACCCGCTCGTCGCCGCCGCGGCGGACACCGCGCCGAGCGCCTGGGCGGGCGTGTGGATCTGCGAGGACATCGAACTCATCGCCCAGGGCGTACGCACCGGTAGCTGGATCGACGGCAGCCTCGGCGTCGTCAGCGCCGGCCTCGACGCGCTCGCCCTCGTGTCCGACCCGGCAGGGGTGCTTCTCCAGTACGGCATCGCCTGGCTCATCGAGCACGTCAAGCCGCTCAGCGAGGCCCTCGACTGGCTCGCCGGCGACCCCGCCGAGATCACCGCGCACGCGCAGACCTGGCGCAACGTCGCCGCGTCCCTGCGCGAGGACGCCGCCGAACTGGCCCACGCCGTCCGCGCCGAGGTCGCCGGGTGGACGGGCGCCGCCGCCACCGGCTACCGCCGCTGGGCGGCCGAGCAGCAGCAGGCCGTCACCGGGCTGGCGCAGGGCGCCGAGGCGATGGCCGCGATCACCGAGGGCGCCGCCGGCCTGGTCGCGGCCGTGCGGCTGCTGGTCCGCGACGCCATCGCCGCCTGCGTGTCCCGCCTGATCGTGTACGCGGCCGAACTGGTCGCCACGGCGGGATTGGCGACGCCGCTGGTGGTGGAGCAGGTGACAACGACCGTGGCGTCGTGGGCGGCGCGGATCGGGCGGTTGTTGCGGGGGTTGCTGGCGAGTCTGCGGCGGCTGATGCCGGAGGTGCGCCGGCTCGGCGACCTGATCGAGAAGCTGAGGGAGGCGCTGCGCCGACTGACACACCGTTCACCGGAGCCGCCGCCCGGCCCGTCGAAACCCAGCGGGGATACGGACCCTTCCCGTATCCCGAAAGTGGATGAGGAACAGCGGGTTCGTGATCTGGGCATGGATCCTGCGACCGGCAGGTTCCGGCCGGCCGAGGCCGAGACGGCCGGCCGGATCGAGCAGCAGGTCGGGGTACGGCTGCGGCGGGCGCCGCCGGACTCCTCGGCGGACTGGGTGGACGGCGCGGGACGCACCTATGATGCGGTGGGCAACTTCCCCGGCCAGTATTTCGACCGGCAGTGGCCACAACTTCAGTACCAGATCGAACGGCACCTGGAAAAGGCCGATCTCGTCCCGGTCGACGTCTCCAGGTTCTCGGCGCAGCAGACAGCCATGGTCGAACAGTTCATAGCCGATCGCGGGCTCGGCCCGCGCGTCTTCATCGTGAGGAAGTGA
- a CDS encoding type VII secretion target, producing MPPPGDGLQVDPDDLTAHAAHLGRCADSIDTARQAGQHVRLGADAYGQLCAVMPILLDGLQRTLTDGIGTAATSVRDTAGKLRSSAERYRSSDAHAADLLDRVRQRR from the coding sequence ATGCCGCCGCCCGGTGACGGCCTCCAGGTCGACCCGGACGACCTGACCGCGCACGCCGCCCACCTGGGCCGCTGCGCCGACAGCATCGACACCGCACGGCAGGCCGGACAGCACGTCCGGCTCGGCGCCGACGCGTACGGGCAACTCTGCGCGGTCATGCCGATCCTCCTCGACGGTCTTCAGCGGACGCTCACCGACGGCATCGGCACCGCTGCCACCTCGGTCCGGGACACCGCCGGGAAGCTGCGGTCCAGCGCCGAGCGTTACCGCTCCTCCGACGCGCACGCCGCGGACCTGCTCGACCGGGTACGGCAGCGTCGGTGA
- a CDS encoding YbaB/EbfC family nucleoid-associated protein has product MWPDETALDAAARRLDEWESSLAARAVRARDLSARTQALTGTARSADGLVEVTVDASGLLTGLRLDERVRQHSAAHTARQILAVTRDAHTDLLRQLTDATTKTLGADDPAARAVVESHQRRLGPDPDAPDAAAR; this is encoded by the coding sequence ATGTGGCCGGACGAGACCGCGTTGGACGCGGCGGCACGCCGGCTCGACGAGTGGGAGTCGTCGCTGGCCGCCCGGGCGGTGCGCGCCCGGGACCTGTCCGCCCGTACACAGGCGCTGACCGGCACCGCCCGCAGCGCCGACGGGCTGGTCGAGGTCACCGTCGACGCGTCCGGGCTGCTCACCGGCCTGCGACTCGACGAACGCGTCCGGCAGCACTCCGCCGCACACACCGCCCGGCAGATCCTGGCGGTCACCCGGGACGCCCACACCGACCTGCTGCGACAGCTCACCGATGCCACCACGAAGACGCTCGGCGCGGACGACCCGGCCGCGCGAGCGGTCGTCGAGTCCCACCAGCGGCGGCTCGGCCCCGACCCGGACGCGCCGGATGCCGCCGCCCGGTGA
- a CDS encoding EndoU domain-containing protein, whose protein sequence is MERWLRARMRHRRYAHIFRGHVNTNANPPRGTGFHHRFMGENPPGARVRVDADGREMILERHADGTYRARVDVQDDGGAWRQKRGSSTFFPDNWTPQRVDETIEGAFRSGGPHPDDPNKWQGRANGLLVEGFYNPGGTTWYSAWPVGGR, encoded by the coding sequence GTGGAGAGGTGGCTCCGGGCCCGGATGCGGCACCGCCGTTACGCGCACATCTTTCGCGGTCACGTGAACACCAACGCCAATCCGCCCCGGGGCACCGGCTTCCACCACCGGTTCATGGGGGAGAACCCGCCCGGTGCCCGGGTCCGCGTCGACGCCGACGGCCGCGAGATGATCCTCGAACGGCACGCCGACGGCACGTACCGCGCCCGCGTCGACGTGCAGGACGACGGCGGTGCCTGGCGCCAGAAGCGCGGTTCGAGCACCTTCTTCCCGGACAACTGGACGCCCCAGCGGGTCGACGAGACGATCGAGGGCGCGTTCCGGTCCGGCGGCCCGCACCCGGACGACCCGAACAAATGGCAGGGGAGGGCGAACGGGCTGCTCGTCGAGGGCTTCTACAATCCCGGTGGCACGACGTGGTACTCGGCTTGGCCGGTGGGGGGACGCTAG
- a CDS encoding pyridoxal phosphate-dependent decarboxylase family protein, translated as MDELRHLLRRAADHAADYRLSLPDRPVGVPVDQTALTEAFAVPLPDAPTPPEQVLAELVAAAEPGLVATAGPRYFGFVVGGASPAATAADMLAVGWDQLAFNAVTSPAAVAAETAAGTWLKDLLGIPATASVGFVTGAQAANTAGLAAARHQVLADAGWDVERRGLIGAPTVRVYAGAERHATIDRSLRLLGLGTDALHAVPTGPQGAVDPDALAAALRDAGPGPTIVCLQAGNVNTGACDDLRRACDLVHRYGGWAHVDGAFGLWAAASPATRHLVDGLENADSWACDGHKWLNLPYDSAFAFCARPDAHAAAMSLAAAYLVGSGGVPAGADLTAESSRRARGFAVWAALRELGRDGVAALVERCCALARRFADGLAEAGFEVVNDVVLNQVLVGFGDDARTDRVVAAAQADGTCWVGGTTWRGRRLMRISVSNATTTEADVDRSVAAIARLAR; from the coding sequence ATGGACGAACTGAGGCACCTGTTGCGGCGGGCCGCCGACCACGCGGCCGACTACCGGCTGTCGCTGCCGGACCGGCCGGTCGGCGTACCCGTGGACCAGACCGCGCTGACCGAGGCGTTCGCCGTCCCGCTGCCGGACGCGCCCACCCCGCCCGAGCAGGTCCTCGCCGAACTGGTGGCCGCCGCCGAGCCGGGCCTGGTCGCCACCGCCGGCCCTCGCTACTTCGGCTTCGTCGTCGGTGGCGCCTCCCCCGCCGCCACCGCCGCCGACATGCTGGCCGTCGGGTGGGACCAGCTCGCGTTCAACGCGGTCACCTCCCCCGCCGCGGTGGCCGCCGAGACGGCCGCCGGGACCTGGCTGAAGGACCTGCTGGGCATCCCGGCGACCGCATCAGTCGGCTTCGTCACCGGCGCGCAGGCGGCGAACACCGCAGGGCTCGCCGCCGCCCGCCACCAGGTGCTCGCCGACGCCGGCTGGGACGTGGAACGGCGCGGCCTGATCGGCGCACCAACGGTCCGCGTGTACGCCGGGGCCGAACGGCACGCCACCATCGACAGGTCGCTTCGCCTGCTCGGCCTCGGCACCGACGCGCTGCACGCGGTGCCCACCGGCCCGCAGGGCGCCGTCGACCCGGACGCGCTCGCCGCAGCGTTGCGCGACGCCGGTCCCGGCCCGACCATCGTGTGCCTGCAAGCCGGCAACGTGAACACCGGCGCGTGCGACGACCTGCGCCGGGCCTGCGACCTCGTCCACCGGTACGGCGGGTGGGCGCACGTGGACGGCGCGTTCGGACTGTGGGCCGCCGCCAGTCCCGCCACCCGGCATCTGGTCGACGGGCTGGAGAACGCCGACTCGTGGGCCTGCGACGGCCACAAATGGCTGAACCTGCCGTACGACAGCGCGTTCGCGTTCTGCGCCCGGCCCGACGCGCACGCGGCGGCCATGTCGCTCGCGGCCGCGTACCTCGTGGGTTCCGGTGGTGTGCCCGCGGGCGCGGACCTGACCGCGGAGTCCTCCCGCCGCGCCCGTGGCTTCGCGGTCTGGGCGGCCCTGCGGGAGTTGGGCCGCGACGGCGTGGCCGCGCTGGTCGAGCGGTGCTGCGCGCTGGCGCGACGGTTCGCCGACGGGCTGGCCGAGGCCGGGTTCGAGGTGGTGAACGACGTCGTGCTCAACCAGGTGCTCGTCGGCTTCGGCGACGACGCGCGCACCGACCGGGTGGTGGCCGCGGCGCAGGCCGACGGGACGTGCTGGGTGGGCGGGACGACGTGGCGGGGACGGCGGCTGATGCGGATCTCGGTGTCGAACGCGACCACCACGGAAGCCGACGTGGACCGGTCGGTGGCGGCGATCGCCCGGCTGGCCCGCTGA